One segment of Desulfosudis oleivorans Hxd3 DNA contains the following:
- a CDS encoding RsbRD N-terminal domain-containing protein, producing the protein MTGLDKRIAGKKKEILGAWFERVSETYQDQTRSFLNKGGDRFANPVAGIVSESLEKTLEGLLSGAGIEVLSQCMDPLIRVRAVQGLSPSASLAFVFSLKSILRDLLHIQGPEADQMALMDKRIDGLALICFDKFMECREKIYELKACEVRNRTFKAFERAGLIVDPEAAEPRA; encoded by the coding sequence ATGACCGGTCTTGACAAACGGATTGCCGGCAAGAAAAAAGAGATTCTGGGTGCCTGGTTTGAGCGGGTTTCCGAAACCTACCAGGACCAGACCCGGTCGTTCTTAAACAAGGGGGGGGACCGGTTTGCCAATCCCGTGGCCGGTATTGTGTCGGAAAGCCTTGAAAAGACACTGGAGGGCCTTCTGAGCGGCGCTGGTATTGAGGTTTTGTCCCAGTGCATGGACCCGCTGATCCGGGTTCGGGCCGTACAGGGGTTGTCTCCTTCAGCCAGTCTCGCGTTTGTCTTTTCGCTGAAATCGATTTTGCGGGACCTGTTGCATATTCAGGGGCCGGAAGCGGATCAGATGGCCCTGATGGATAAACGAATAGACGGGCTGGCCCTGATCTGCTTTGACAAGTTTATGGAGTGCCGGGAAAAGATTTATGAGCTGAAGGCCTGCGAAGTGCGCAACAGGACCTTCAAGGCCTTTGAGCGGGCCGGGCTGATTGTGGACCCTGAAGCAGCGGAACCCCGGGCCTGA
- a CDS encoding deoxyguanosinetriphosphate triphosphohydrolase yields MSIRSDFEEREKTFISPYGCLSSNLRGRDHEEPEGAIRTEFQLDRERIVYSNAFRRLKHKTQVFLSPLGDQYRTRLTHTLEVAQISRTLARAMRLNEDLAEAVALGHDLGHTPFGHSGETVLRKISPAGFAHNEQSLRVVEKLENNGKGLNLTFEVRDGILKHSKGYGNILDDDPSEMAITVEGRIVRVADIMAYLNHDLDDALRCNVIERSHIPEKCVKVLGKNHSERATTMIRDVVYSSSSEDGLLRLRISDPVFEAMTELRHFLYDHVYRSPKVHAEFEKANRILTELYEFFYKHTDMLEAELKKMEMGNCMDTDDTDRVVCDFIASITDEYALALYSKLFFPTPIIYPGPMHV; encoded by the coding sequence ATGTCGATTCGTTCAGATTTTGAAGAGCGGGAAAAAACCTTTATATCTCCTTATGGATGCCTGAGTTCCAACCTTCGGGGCCGGGACCACGAGGAGCCGGAGGGCGCCATCCGCACCGAGTTCCAGCTGGACCGGGAGCGGATTGTTTATTCTAACGCTTTTCGGCGGTTGAAGCACAAAACCCAGGTGTTTCTGTCGCCCCTGGGAGACCAGTACCGCACCCGGCTGACCCACACCCTGGAGGTGGCCCAGATATCCCGCACCCTGGCCCGGGCCATGCGGCTCAACGAAGACCTGGCCGAGGCCGTGGCCCTGGGCCACGACCTGGGCCACACGCCCTTTGGCCACAGCGGGGAGACCGTGCTGCGAAAGATATCTCCCGCCGGTTTCGCCCACAACGAACAGAGCCTGCGGGTGGTGGAGAAGCTGGAAAACAACGGTAAAGGCTTGAACCTCACCTTTGAAGTGCGGGACGGTATTCTCAAGCACTCCAAGGGATACGGCAACATTCTGGACGACGACCCCAGCGAGATGGCAATCACCGTGGAAGGCCGCATCGTGCGGGTGGCCGACATCATGGCCTACCTGAACCACGACCTGGACGACGCCCTGCGGTGCAATGTGATCGAGCGATCTCACATTCCGGAAAAATGCGTGAAGGTGCTGGGCAAAAACCACTCTGAACGGGCCACCACCATGATCCGGGACGTGGTCTACTCCAGCAGCTCCGAAGACGGCCTGCTGCGGCTGCGCATCAGCGACCCGGTGTTTGAGGCCATGACCGAACTGCGCCATTTTCTGTACGACCATGTGTACCGATCTCCCAAGGTGCATGCCGAGTTTGAAAAGGCCAACCGCATTCTCACCGAGCTGTACGAGTTTTTCTACAAGCATACCGACATGCTGGAGGCTGAACTTAAAAAAATGGAGATGGGCAACTGCATGGACACGGACGACACCGACCGGGTGGTGTGCGACTTTATCGCCAGCATCACCGACGAATACGCCCTGGCCCTCTACTCCAAGCTTTTTTTCCCCACACCCATTATCTATCCGGGGCCGATGCATGTCTGA
- a CDS encoding type II toxin-antitoxin system HicA family toxin: MPRKIRQLIKDLENAGFVNRGGKGSHRNFLHEKGIAVTISGQPGDDVKPYQEKIVKQKIEEAKS; this comes from the coding sequence ATGCCAAGAAAAATACGCCAACTAATCAAAGACCTTGAAAATGCCGGATTTGTTAATCGGGGCGGAAAGGGCAGCCATCGGAATTTCTTACATGAAAAGGGAATTGCCGTCACAATCTCAGGTCAACCTGGCGATGATGTAAAACCCTATCAGGAGAAAATTGTTAAGCAGAAGATTGAGGAGGCTAAATCATGA
- a CDS encoding ribonuclease catalytic domain-containing protein: protein MEKGTIIDFIDSQKMICAVATETSGTGTSHLRLLTENGREVKLPLRRASYAGGRLNPSVGRQALVDQLKATAHKRSELAERVDIKEVWDLLKDEDQWIDLASMTGLCFSGPVTPDHEAAVVRAIFDDRLYFKFDHNRFYPHTEEQIHAICVRRDKEARQRAMIHEGAEWLKKAGAGTPPPMDETARAVVDVLADYYVFEKEAKEPALAREILGGAGNLSPDTLFSLLVRLGVWDEHENIDLLRHRVPVSWPDDVTKASEKLVATAGIPSAGPDRVDLTGLSLFTIDGSQTLDFDDALSLEPMENGACRLGIHISDVGHYIKKEDPLDAEALKRGSSIYTADKKIPMLPAEISEGLCSLVAGKPRPAISMLITLSSSAEVMECRVVASVIRVENHLTYSQVNLSLDKDERLGRLSRIAVRLREKRVRDGALLIEIPELYVQFDDNRAVVLAKGDRESPSRILIEEMMILANTVMARFLKEHGLPAIFRSQPEPKTRLFKKGTTGETLFQNWVQRKMVARVVVDTKPERHCGLGVDLYTSATSPIRKYADLITQRQVRAALGLETPYTEDQLQHLMQMLQQPLSYVGKIQQARHRYWVFKHLETKTGQRVNAIVLDRFKNEYSILLPDYLTECRLPMPPSALLKPKDTIQVTIQHVNARNGVISVFCN from the coding sequence ATGGAAAAAGGCACCATCATCGACTTTATCGACAGCCAGAAAATGATCTGCGCCGTGGCCACGGAAACCTCCGGGACCGGGACCAGCCACCTTCGCCTGCTCACGGAAAACGGCCGCGAAGTAAAGCTGCCCTTGCGCCGGGCCTCGTACGCCGGGGGACGGCTCAACCCGTCGGTCGGCCGGCAGGCCCTGGTGGACCAGCTAAAGGCCACGGCCCACAAACGGAGTGAGCTGGCGGAACGCGTCGATATTAAAGAGGTCTGGGACCTGCTCAAAGACGAGGATCAGTGGATTGATCTTGCTTCCATGACCGGGCTCTGTTTTTCCGGCCCGGTCACACCGGACCATGAAGCCGCGGTGGTGCGGGCGATTTTTGATGACCGGCTCTACTTCAAGTTCGACCACAACCGGTTCTACCCCCACACGGAAGAACAGATTCACGCCATTTGCGTGCGGCGGGACAAAGAGGCCCGGCAGCGGGCAATGATCCATGAAGGCGCGGAATGGCTCAAAAAAGCCGGCGCCGGCACCCCGCCGCCCATGGATGAAACGGCCCGGGCCGTGGTGGATGTGCTGGCCGACTACTACGTGTTTGAAAAAGAGGCCAAAGAACCGGCCCTTGCCAGGGAGATTCTTGGCGGGGCGGGCAATCTTTCGCCGGACACGCTCTTTTCCCTTCTGGTCAGGCTGGGGGTATGGGACGAGCACGAAAACATCGACCTGCTTCGGCACCGGGTGCCGGTGTCCTGGCCCGACGACGTCACAAAGGCATCCGAAAAGCTGGTAGCCACTGCCGGCATCCCCTCTGCCGGGCCGGACCGGGTCGACCTGACCGGGCTTTCCCTGTTTACCATCGACGGCAGCCAGACCCTGGATTTTGACGACGCGCTCAGCCTGGAACCCATGGAAAACGGGGCCTGCCGCCTGGGCATTCACATCAGCGACGTGGGCCACTATATAAAAAAGGAAGACCCCCTGGATGCCGAGGCCTTAAAGCGCGGCAGTTCCATCTACACGGCGGACAAAAAAATTCCCATGCTGCCTGCCGAAATCTCCGAAGGCCTTTGCAGCCTGGTAGCGGGCAAGCCCCGGCCGGCCATCTCCATGCTGATCACCCTCTCCTCTTCGGCCGAGGTCATGGAGTGCCGGGTGGTTGCCTCTGTGATCCGGGTGGAGAACCACCTGACCTACAGCCAGGTAAACCTTTCCCTGGACAAAGATGAACGGCTGGGCCGGCTTTCCCGGATCGCCGTGAGGTTGCGTGAAAAAAGGGTCCGCGACGGGGCCCTGCTCATCGAGATTCCCGAACTCTACGTTCAGTTTGACGACAACCGGGCGGTGGTGCTGGCAAAGGGCGACCGGGAGAGCCCCTCCCGCATCCTGATAGAAGAGATGATGATTCTGGCCAACACCGTTATGGCCCGGTTTTTAAAGGAGCACGGCCTGCCCGCCATCTTCCGGTCTCAGCCCGAGCCCAAAACCCGGCTTTTTAAAAAAGGGACCACCGGCGAGACCCTGTTTCAGAACTGGGTGCAGCGGAAAATGGTGGCCCGGGTGGTGGTCGACACAAAGCCGGAGCGCCACTGCGGCCTGGGCGTGGACCTTTACACCTCGGCCACCTCCCCGATCCGGAAATACGCGGACCTGATTACCCAGCGCCAGGTGCGGGCGGCCCTGGGCCTTGAAACACCTTACACCGAAGACCAGTTGCAGCACCTGATGCAGATGCTGCAGCAGCCCCTCTCCTACGTGGGCAAAATTCAGCAGGCCCGCCACCGCTACTGGGTATTCAAACACCTGGAGACAAAAACAGGACAGCGCGTGAACGCCATTGTGCTGGACCGGTTTAAAAACGAGTATTCCATCCTGCTGCCCGACTACCTGACCGAGTGCCGGCTTCCCATGCCCCCCTCAGCGCTCCTGAAACCCAAAGACACCATCCAGGTCACCATTCAGCACGTCAACGCCAGAAACGGGGTCATTTCGGTTTTCTGTAATTGA
- a CDS encoding indolepyruvate oxidoreductase subunit beta, which yields MNMQDSKRLILVAVGGQGNLLASKVLTEACLLSGVPVRMSEVHGMAQRGGVVESALVFGDAESTIISDGCADVLVGFEPSEALRALGRCNANTVAIINTAPMPPFTVAIGKGVYPEVDTIKSLLAAKTSRLVALDANALAAEAGSSLAVNMVLLGALIQAGILPLSAETVKQAIAATVKKAFVEINCKAFDMGYEAASMAA from the coding sequence ATGAATATGCAAGATTCCAAACGACTGATACTGGTGGCGGTGGGGGGCCAGGGCAACCTGCTGGCCTCCAAGGTGTTGACCGAAGCGTGCCTGCTGTCCGGCGTGCCGGTGCGCATGAGCGAGGTGCACGGCATGGCCCAGCGGGGCGGAGTGGTGGAGTCGGCCCTGGTGTTCGGCGATGCCGAAAGCACGATCATTTCCGACGGATGCGCCGACGTGCTGGTGGGGTTTGAACCCTCCGAGGCCCTGCGGGCCCTGGGCCGGTGCAACGCGAACACCGTGGCCATCATCAATACCGCGCCCATGCCGCCCTTTACCGTGGCCATCGGCAAAGGGGTTTACCCGGAGGTGGACACCATCAAATCCCTGCTGGCCGCCAAAACATCACGGCTGGTGGCCCTGGACGCCAATGCCCTTGCCGCCGAGGCCGGCAGTTCCCTGGCAGTGAACATGGTGCTGCTGGGCGCCCTGATTCAGGCCGGCATCCTGCCCCTGTCCGCCGAAACCGTGAAACAGGCCATTGCCGCCACCGTCAAAAAGGCGTTTGTGGAGATCAACTGCAAGGCTTTTGATATGGGCTACGAAGCCGCCTCAATGGCTGCGTAA
- the dsrK gene encoding sulfate reduction electron transfer complex DsrMKJOP subunit DsrK — MGNDIKPEELLERTDFGVPVTGWMDTPVEIREGMYCYASNPKSVEYVELPNPRKWDPLEEDWHLPDNWQQILHEGIKQRLERFRTFKVFMDICVRCGACADKCHFYLGTGDPKNMPVLRAELLRSVYRNDFTSAGKIIKKVFGRNISGARDLTLDVLKEWWYYFFQCTECRRCSVFCPYGIDTAEITIMGRELLNLLGLNIDWIATPVANCYRTGNHLGIQPHAFKDMIDFFVDDIEEFTGIALDPPPMNKKGADILFITPSGDVFADPGTYTAMGYLMLFDYLKKVYGLDVTWSTYASEGGNFGFFTSHETMKRLNAKMYAEARRLGVKWILGGECGHMWRVIHQYMGTMNGPADFLEEPVNPITGTVFENARSTKMVHIAEFTADLIKHGKLNLDKSRNDHLKVTYHDSCNPARGMGLLDEPRYVIQNVCNHFHEMPANTIREQTFCCGSGAGLNAGENMELRMSGGLPRANAVKYVHETFGVNMLSCICAIDRAVFPALMEYWVPEVGVTGLHELVANALVFPGEPRRTMDLRGEPLLGMEDADEE, encoded by the coding sequence ATGGGAAACGATATCAAACCGGAAGAGCTGTTGGAAAGAACAGATTTCGGCGTACCGGTAACCGGGTGGATGGACACTCCCGTTGAGATACGGGAAGGTATGTACTGCTACGCGTCGAACCCGAAGAGCGTCGAATACGTGGAACTTCCCAACCCCCGGAAGTGGGACCCCCTGGAGGAAGACTGGCACCTTCCGGACAACTGGCAGCAGATTCTGCACGAAGGCATCAAGCAGCGGCTGGAGCGGTTTCGGACTTTTAAAGTTTTCATGGACATCTGTGTCCGTTGCGGGGCCTGCGCCGACAAGTGCCATTTCTACCTGGGCACCGGTGACCCCAAGAACATGCCGGTGCTGCGGGCCGAGCTGCTGCGGTCAGTGTATCGAAACGATTTCACCTCCGCCGGCAAGATCATCAAAAAGGTGTTCGGCAGAAACATCTCCGGCGCACGGGACCTGACCCTGGATGTGTTAAAGGAGTGGTGGTACTACTTCTTCCAGTGCACAGAGTGCCGCCGCTGTTCGGTCTTCTGCCCCTACGGCATCGATACCGCGGAAATCACGATCATGGGCCGGGAGCTGCTCAACCTGCTGGGCCTGAATATCGACTGGATCGCCACACCGGTGGCCAACTGCTACCGCACCGGCAACCACCTGGGTATTCAGCCCCATGCCTTCAAGGACATGATCGATTTTTTTGTCGACGACATTGAGGAGTTCACCGGCATCGCCCTGGATCCGCCCCCGATGAACAAAAAGGGTGCCGACATCCTTTTTATCACGCCGTCGGGCGATGTGTTTGCCGATCCGGGCACCTACACCGCCATGGGCTACCTGATGCTGTTCGACTACCTGAAAAAGGTGTACGGCCTGGATGTCACCTGGAGCACCTACGCTTCCGAGGGCGGCAACTTCGGGTTTTTTACCTCCCACGAGACCATGAAGCGGCTGAACGCGAAAATGTATGCCGAGGCCCGGCGCCTGGGCGTCAAGTGGATTCTCGGCGGCGAGTGCGGTCACATGTGGCGGGTGATTCACCAGTACATGGGAACCATGAACGGACCGGCCGACTTTCTGGAGGAACCGGTTAATCCCATCACCGGCACCGTGTTTGAAAATGCCCGGTCCACCAAGATGGTCCACATCGCCGAGTTTACGGCGGACCTGATCAAGCACGGTAAGCTGAACCTCGACAAGTCGCGCAACGACCACCTGAAGGTCACCTACCACGACTCCTGCAACCCCGCCCGGGGCATGGGGCTGCTCGACGAACCCCGGTATGTCATTCAGAATGTGTGTAACCATTTTCACGAGATGCCGGCCAACACCATTCGGGAGCAGACCTTCTGCTGCGGCAGCGGCGCCGGTCTGAACGCCGGTGAGAATATGGAGCTGCGCATGTCGGGCGGTCTGCCCAGGGCCAACGCGGTCAAGTATGTACACGAGACCTTTGGTGTCAATATGCTGTCCTGTATCTGCGCCATCGACCGGGCGGTGTTTCCCGCGCTGATGGAGTACTGGGTGCCTGAAGTGGGCGTCACCGGGCTGCACGAACTGGTGGCCAATGCCCTGGTCTTTCCTGGAGAGCCCAGACGAACCATGGATTTACGCGGAGAACCGCTTTTAGGCATGGAGGATGCTGATGAAGAATAA
- the iorA gene encoding indolepyruvate ferredoxin oxidoreductase subunit alpha translates to MHKLLAKEPGKEMLLLGNEALARGALEAGVGFASTYPGTPSSELSLNFFQISRETDLYFEYSTNEKVALEVAAAAANCGVRSMCVMKHVGVNVAADALMTLAYVGVKAGMVLLSADDPHMFSSQNEQDNRYYGKLSGLPVVEPSSVAEAKEMAVYAFEVSEALGEPVILRTTTRVNHSSAKVALGSLPEKVKTEGQFEKDPFNYVTVPAVSRKLHVRLLERLKKAADLSNTSPYNIRTGKGRYGIICNGVSYFYVTDALKALGRESDFSVLRVGFSNPMPDALVKAFLADCDRVLVAEEGEPFMEEAVKAMAAEEKRCIDIAGKREDLFSRLSEFDPQLVARCIARYFDIPYTPPTPADMSGVPEIPQRPPNLCAGCSHRATFYAVKKAAEGYDTIFPTDIGCYTLGFLPPLSMGDFLICMGSSVGTACGFSRASNQKVVAFIGDSTFFHSGIPALINGVFNNHDFTLVILDNGTTAMTGHQPHPGVDMDELNFSGFQRVSIEALVKGAGVQHVSVIRPYNLKKSIEAIREAIEFKGVSVVIAREECVLKAKSLKRGSARVFYVSDRCKNHRDCINTLACPAFYVADGRVQINPNLCAGCAVCVQVCPEKAIVPVKQDQK, encoded by the coding sequence ATGCATAAATTACTTGCCAAGGAACCGGGAAAAGAGATGCTGCTCTTGGGCAACGAGGCCCTGGCCCGGGGCGCCCTGGAGGCGGGTGTGGGGTTTGCCTCCACCTATCCGGGAACGCCATCCTCGGAGCTGTCGCTCAATTTTTTCCAGATCTCCCGGGAGACCGACCTCTATTTTGAATACAGCACCAACGAAAAGGTGGCCCTGGAAGTGGCGGCCGCTGCCGCCAACTGCGGGGTGCGCAGCATGTGCGTGATGAAGCACGTGGGCGTGAACGTGGCGGCCGACGCCCTGATGACCCTGGCCTATGTGGGCGTCAAGGCCGGCATGGTGCTGTTGTCCGCCGACGATCCCCACATGTTTTCCAGCCAGAACGAGCAGGACAACCGCTATTACGGCAAGCTTTCCGGCCTGCCCGTGGTCGAGCCCTCCTCCGTGGCCGAGGCAAAAGAGATGGCCGTTTACGCCTTTGAAGTCTCCGAGGCCCTGGGCGAGCCGGTGATCCTGCGCACCACCACCCGGGTCAACCATTCATCGGCCAAGGTGGCGCTGGGCAGCCTTCCTGAAAAGGTCAAAACCGAGGGCCAATTTGAAAAGGACCCGTTTAATTACGTTACCGTGCCGGCGGTTTCCAGAAAGCTTCATGTCCGGCTGCTGGAACGTCTGAAAAAGGCCGCCGACCTGTCCAATACATCGCCTTACAATATTCGCACCGGCAAGGGCCGATATGGCATCATTTGTAACGGGGTGAGTTATTTTTACGTTACCGACGCGTTAAAGGCCCTGGGCCGGGAGAGCGATTTTTCCGTGCTGCGCGTCGGGTTTTCCAACCCCATGCCCGACGCCCTGGTCAAGGCGTTTCTGGCCGACTGCGACAGGGTGCTGGTGGCCGAAGAGGGTGAGCCCTTCATGGAAGAGGCGGTCAAGGCCATGGCCGCCGAGGAAAAGCGGTGCATTGATATCGCGGGCAAGCGGGAAGACCTGTTTTCCCGGCTCTCCGAGTTTGATCCCCAGCTGGTGGCCCGCTGCATTGCCCGCTATTTTGATATTCCTTACACACCGCCGACGCCGGCGGATATGTCCGGCGTGCCCGAGATTCCCCAGAGGCCCCCCAACCTGTGCGCGGGCTGCTCCCACCGGGCCACCTTTTACGCGGTAAAAAAAGCCGCGGAAGGGTATGACACGATCTTTCCCACGGACATCGGGTGCTACACCCTGGGGTTTCTGCCGCCGCTCTCCATGGGCGATTTTCTGATCTGCATGGGATCTTCCGTGGGCACGGCCTGCGGGTTTTCCCGGGCATCGAACCAGAAGGTGGTGGCCTTTATCGGGGATTCCACCTTTTTCCATTCCGGCATTCCGGCCCTGATCAACGGGGTGTTCAACAACCACGACTTTACCCTGGTGATCCTGGACAACGGCACCACCGCCATGACCGGGCACCAGCCACACCCCGGCGTGGACATGGACGAGCTCAATTTTTCCGGTTTTCAGCGGGTCTCCATCGAGGCACTGGTCAAAGGCGCCGGCGTTCAGCACGTGTCAGTGATCCGGCCCTACAACCTGAAAAAAAGTATTGAGGCGATTCGGGAGGCCATTGAATTCAAGGGCGTTTCCGTGGTCATTGCACGGGAAGAGTGCGTGCTCAAGGCCAAAAGCCTCAAGCGGGGAAGCGCCCGGGTTTTTTACGTGAGCGACCGGTGCAAAAACCACCGGGACTGCATCAACACCCTGGCCTGCCCGGCTTTTTACGTGGCGGACGGCCGGGTGCAAATCAACCCCAATCTGTGCGCCGGGTGCGCGGTGTGCGTTCAGGTGTGCCCGGAGAAGGCCATTGTGCCGGTAAAACAGGATCAGAAGTAA
- a CDS encoding type II toxin-antitoxin system PemK/MazF family toxin, with the protein MAESRNDRAHYHEGRLWWVSLDPTQGSGIKKTRPCVVLSHNTINRFRRTVVVVPLSTAAKSHPPITVPVNCQGELPWPWWIRFGRLQNTGSKRKLSRYLWQSLTRSARQSLQSLRSDNVLRKEVAPSETTMD; encoded by the coding sequence ATGGCGGAATCGAGGAATGACCGAGCCCACTATCATGAGGGGAGACTCTGGTGGGTGAGTCTGGACCCGACGCAGGGTTCCGGGATTAAAAAAACGCGTCCCTGTGTTGTCCTTTCACACAACACCATAAACCGATTTCGCCGGACGGTTGTTGTGGTTCCTCTTTCCACCGCTGCAAAATCACATCCACCCATCACGGTTCCGGTGAATTGTCAGGGGGAGCTGCCGTGGCCGTGGTGGATCAGATTCGGGCGGTTGCAAAACACAGGCTCAAAAAGAAAATTGAGTCGCTATCTCTGGCAGAGCTTGACGAGATCTGCCAGGCAGTCGCTACAATCCTTGAGATCAGATAATGTTTTGCGAAAAGAAGTAGCGCCGTCTGAAACAACCATGGACTGA
- a CDS encoding type II toxin-antitoxin system HicB family antitoxin, which translates to MKDRDRYLKIVEWSDEDKCYVGSVPGWIGKCCHGDNEEKVYRQLCRIVDEWIDIYKKDGQPLPPSISDKQYSGKFQLRTGCELHKALAIKALQTGNSLNNYCINVLRKEVAPSEKTMD; encoded by the coding sequence ATGAAAGATAGAGACCGTTATTTAAAAATTGTCGAGTGGTCAGATGAAGATAAATGCTATGTCGGTTCCGTGCCAGGATGGATCGGGAAGTGTTGCCACGGAGACAACGAAGAAAAAGTGTATCGTCAACTCTGCCGTATCGTTGATGAATGGATTGACATATATAAAAAAGACGGCCAGCCTTTGCCTCCATCTATAAGTGATAAACAGTATTCCGGCAAGTTTCAATTGCGTACGGGGTGTGAGCTTCACAAGGCTTTAGCAATAAAAGCCCTACAGACCGGTAACAGCCTTAATAATTATTGTATTAATGTTTTGCGAAAAGAAGTAGCGCCGTCTGAAAAAACCATGGACTGA
- the dsrM gene encoding sulfate reduction electron transfer complex DsrMKJOP subunit DsrM produces the protein MNVSYLFAFVAVVVLILLAWAGVGAWGMTGVFGILVPYAAMLLFVVGFARKILDWSNSYVPFRIPTTCGQQKSLPWIRQNKIDNPNTTGGVIVRMLLEILLFRSLFRNTRAKFKDNNRLSYRWEIVLWVAALAFHYAFAVTLLRHMRFFFEPVPMVIQLLESADAFFRVEFFSPYFVIGLPGVYASGLVLLGALLLLLGRRIFLSQVRYVSLAADFFPLFLIIGIAASGILMRYFAKVDISAIKTFAMGLATFKPVPPDGVSALFYVHLFLVSVLAAYFPFSKLMHAGGVFLSPTRNMANNNRAVRHVNPWNYSVHTHTYDEYEDEFREKMIEAGLPVEKEQ, from the coding sequence ATGAATGTAAGTTACCTGTTTGCATTTGTGGCGGTTGTCGTGCTGATCCTGCTTGCATGGGCCGGTGTGGGCGCATGGGGAATGACCGGCGTGTTCGGCATTCTCGTCCCTTATGCGGCCATGCTCCTGTTTGTCGTGGGATTTGCCAGAAAGATTCTGGACTGGAGCAACTCCTATGTGCCTTTCCGCATTCCCACCACCTGCGGCCAGCAGAAGTCTCTGCCCTGGATCCGGCAGAACAAAATCGACAACCCGAACACCACCGGCGGGGTGATTGTTCGCATGCTGCTGGAAATTTTACTGTTCCGGTCCCTTTTTCGGAACACCAGGGCCAAGTTCAAAGACAATAACCGGCTCTCCTACCGGTGGGAAATCGTTCTGTGGGTGGCGGCCCTGGCCTTTCACTATGCGTTTGCCGTAACCCTGCTGCGCCACATGCGCTTCTTCTTCGAGCCCGTGCCCATGGTGATTCAACTGCTGGAAAGCGCGGACGCCTTTTTCCGGGTGGAGTTTTTCTCCCCCTACTTTGTCATCGGCCTTCCCGGCGTCTATGCCTCGGGCCTGGTGCTGCTGGGCGCCCTTCTTTTACTGCTGGGCCGCCGGATTTTTCTTTCCCAGGTGCGTTATGTCTCCCTGGCCGCGGACTTTTTCCCGCTGTTCCTGATCATCGGTATTGCCGCTTCCGGCATCCTGATGCGCTACTTTGCCAAGGTGGATATCTCCGCCATCAAAACCTTTGCCATGGGACTGGCAACGTTTAAACCGGTACCGCCGGACGGGGTGAGCGCGCTGTTTTATGTCCACCTGTTTCTGGTCAGCGTGCTGGCGGCCTATTTCCCCTTCAGCAAGCTGATGCACGCCGGCGGGGTCTTTCTGTCCCCCACGCGGAACATGGCCAATAACAACCGTGCGGTTCGGCATGTAAACCCATGGAACTATTCCGTTCATACCCATACCTATGACGAATACGAAGATGAGTTCAGAGAAAAGATGATAGAAGCTGGATTACCAGTGGAAAAGGAGCAATAG
- a CDS encoding transglutaminase-like domain-containing protein encodes MNKYLTSSAIIDWDNPKVMTKAKDLAQGVDSSLEIAKKCFIYVRDEIQHSNDYQLNPVTCKASDVLEHKTGFCYAKSHLLAALLRANGIPAGLCYQRLAVENDKPPFCLHGLNAVYLPDFGWYRIDARGNKEGVFTEFIPPVEKLAFQIVNEGEADFQEIWSDPLPEIKKVLESSNSFQEVADNLPDIEIIKS; translated from the coding sequence ATGAATAAATATTTGACATCAAGTGCAATCATTGACTGGGATAATCCTAAAGTCATGACGAAAGCAAAGGATCTTGCTCAAGGTGTTGATAGTTCGTTGGAAATTGCAAAAAAATGTTTTATCTATGTCCGTGATGAAATACAGCATAGCAACGATTACCAACTAAATCCTGTTACATGCAAAGCTTCAGATGTACTCGAACACAAAACAGGATTTTGCTACGCCAAAAGCCATCTATTGGCCGCTTTGCTCAGAGCGAATGGAATCCCAGCAGGACTCTGTTATCAGCGGCTTGCCGTTGAGAATGATAAGCCACCATTCTGCTTACATGGCCTTAATGCTGTATATTTACCAGATTTCGGATGGTATCGCATTGATGCAAGAGGCAATAAAGAAGGCGTCTTTACAGAATTCATACCCCCCGTAGAAAAACTTGCTTTTCAAATTGTTAATGAGGGTGAGGCAGATTTTCAAGAAATATGGTCAGACCCACTACCTGAAATCAAGAAAGTTCTGGAATCATCAAACTCCTTTCAGGAAGTAGCTGACAATTTACCTGATATTGAAATTATTAAGAGTTAA